The Urbifossiella limnaea genome has a window encoding:
- a CDS encoding acyl-CoA thioesterase: MANDMQTGEVKIRVRYAETDRMGLLHHANYLVYFEQARTELLRDAGKTYKDLEDAGFFLVVAKLEVRYRLPAHYDDVLTIRTTVTRASPVRLEHRYEVVRDGAVICEATSTLACVGRDGRLQALPDWLSGSE; the protein is encoded by the coding sequence GTGGCGAACGACATGCAGACCGGCGAGGTGAAGATCCGGGTGCGGTACGCCGAGACGGACCGCATGGGCCTGCTCCACCACGCGAACTACCTCGTGTACTTCGAGCAGGCCCGCACGGAGCTCCTGCGCGACGCCGGCAAGACGTACAAGGACCTGGAGGACGCCGGGTTCTTCCTGGTGGTGGCGAAGCTGGAGGTGCGCTACCGCCTGCCGGCGCACTACGACGACGTGCTGACCATCCGCACGACGGTGACGAGGGCCAGCCCGGTGCGGCTGGAGCACCGGTACGAGGTGGTGCGGGACGGTGCCGTGATCTGCGAGGCGACGAGCACGCTGGCGTGCGTCGGCCGCGACGGGCGCTTGCAAGCGCTGCCCGACTGGTTGAGCGGGTCCGAGTAG
- a CDS encoding TlpA family protein disulfide reductase, producing MRSAIILAVLAGLAVGCGGSPAPSSGSGTPPTRRFDRGNFAPPPVELNEVSADELVSVVTGQKDKVVVVDFWATWCGPCVKKFPHLVAMHKKHAAAGLVCVSVDMGKLGTHDRAAALEFLTKQGATFPNVTLRNPADDSPAMDKTFGEDTRLLPYLVIFDRGGRRVWDSAANPDATPEQVEAKVAELLKK from the coding sequence ATGCGGAGTGCGATCATCCTGGCGGTGCTCGCCGGGCTGGCGGTCGGGTGCGGCGGGTCGCCGGCGCCCAGTTCCGGCTCGGGCACGCCGCCGACCCGGCGGTTCGACCGCGGCAACTTCGCCCCGCCGCCGGTCGAGCTGAACGAGGTGTCGGCCGACGAGCTCGTCAGCGTGGTGACGGGGCAGAAGGACAAGGTCGTGGTCGTGGACTTCTGGGCAACGTGGTGCGGGCCGTGCGTCAAGAAGTTCCCGCACCTCGTGGCGATGCACAAGAAGCACGCCGCCGCCGGCCTCGTGTGCGTGTCCGTGGACATGGGGAAGCTCGGCACCCACGACCGGGCCGCCGCGCTCGAGTTCCTCACCAAGCAGGGCGCGACGTTCCCCAACGTCACGCTCCGCAACCCGGCCGACGACAGCCCGGCGATGGACAAGACGTTCGGCGAGGACACCCGGCTGCTGCCGTACCTGGTGATCTTCGACCGCGGCGGCCGGCGGGTGTGGGACTCGGCCGCGAACCCGGACGCGACGCCCGAGCAGGTCGAGGCGAAGGTCGCCGAGCTCCTCAAGAAGTAA
- a CDS encoding TlpA family protein disulfide reductase, protein MRTWVLAAVAAGVVVGCNPAPPRPAAGPVEVTDATFATLDAAIKAQKGKVVLVDFWATWCGPCRDSFPDFVELHRRYADRGLVCVSVSLDKARDDMAVIGFLRDQGAAFPNYHWKKYNDERADFVKHFHFRGGIPHKVAFDRAGDLVWDSASQHVSDRGLDELVRRLLDAG, encoded by the coding sequence ATGCGGACGTGGGTGCTGGCGGCGGTCGCGGCCGGGGTCGTGGTCGGGTGCAACCCCGCGCCGCCGCGGCCGGCGGCCGGCCCGGTCGAGGTGACCGACGCCACCTTCGCCACCCTCGACGCGGCCATCAAGGCGCAGAAGGGGAAGGTGGTGCTGGTCGACTTCTGGGCCACGTGGTGCGGCCCGTGCCGCGACTCGTTCCCGGACTTCGTCGAGCTCCACCGCCGGTACGCAGACCGCGGGCTGGTGTGCGTGTCCGTCAGCCTCGACAAGGCGCGGGACGACATGGCCGTGATCGGCTTCCTCCGCGACCAGGGGGCCGCGTTCCCGAACTACCACTGGAAGAAGTACAACGACGAGCGGGCCGACTTCGTCAAGCACTTCCACTTCCGCGGCGGCATCCCGCACAAGGTCGCCTTCGACCGGGCCGGCGACCTCGTCTGGGACAGCGCCAGCCAGCACGTCTCCGACCGCGGCCTGGACGAGCTCGTCCGCCGGCTGCTCGACGCGGGCTGA
- a CDS encoding P-loop NTPase family protein: MLAPPQILLFGHPGSGKTHLLGALLRASDAQPAALGGTVADLTGHLEPVRAAVYADGNLKAAGTEVNTFRVQYRTPEPTDFVLIDCDGRASTALLKAADALEARRVTGTVARAVLGSDLLVLVIDATLNDDDRAERFEDFLFFLEQVHGRRLRDREVGGLPVFVVLTRCDLLAKPGDTTATWEAEVRWHLAKVRRQFEEFVDDQLPFEGHGSSSLPFGSVDVEDYATAVRRPPLADAPKPEAEPFGVAELFHDAFRAAAAHRTRARASDTRLRHTVWAVAAGVLALLAGAVAVTVFAPATADPQLPERVKLYARGEPAAAVRLAEPTATRNKRLLASYRADPGFFALPADLQAFVEGRLREVDDYQAYRAKLAAQPAPSEARTLDELERVRAKLAGELALPAEYTWGDTEAARLRDKWLADAASIRGAEAAWHDWYRGLLNQATALTLTGSFAGDWRDRVNRLADAGTQPPFALGSPLPGSEALPGRDAVTYRVPFEYDRVYQARRDWEYARGRLLHLRDLADALALTPSAERRPLLIPPPGSGLDATAFPAGQLAELRTRFPRGGELYPADVSGYPEWELSGFPDPARSVLAGRVRESFASGAAAVRTLVAARLNGDDTPAGWARAAEGLSAPPFAEWGRLLHVLAKLEERAAGDPVAGLAAFLRAPEFAFDLRGAELTIPLVLRNPPLVPAGPLTVTVTPRAGGEPVVRTFAPVGEPVPRDLTTAYTFGAAPPFTYRPGDALRAELPVRSGAQAFTLTWDAGGSRTFQFDRLAREPRLGTEPATGVRLAPAAGSVVPRVPALLPEVR; this comes from the coding sequence ATGCTCGCGCCGCCGCAAATCCTCCTGTTCGGCCACCCCGGGTCCGGGAAGACGCACCTCCTCGGCGCCCTCCTCCGCGCCTCCGACGCCCAGCCCGCCGCGCTCGGCGGCACCGTCGCCGACCTCACCGGCCACCTCGAACCGGTCCGCGCCGCCGTCTACGCCGACGGCAACCTCAAGGCCGCGGGCACCGAGGTCAACACCTTCCGCGTCCAGTACCGCACCCCCGAGCCCACCGACTTCGTGCTGATCGACTGTGACGGCCGGGCGTCCACGGCGCTGCTCAAGGCCGCCGACGCGCTCGAGGCCCGCCGCGTCACCGGCACCGTGGCGCGGGCCGTACTCGGCTCCGACCTGCTCGTGCTCGTCATCGACGCCACCCTGAACGACGACGACCGGGCGGAGCGGTTCGAGGACTTCCTGTTCTTCCTCGAACAGGTCCACGGCCGGCGGCTGCGCGACCGCGAGGTCGGCGGGCTGCCGGTGTTCGTCGTGCTCACACGCTGCGACCTGCTGGCGAAGCCCGGCGACACCACCGCGACGTGGGAGGCCGAGGTGCGCTGGCACCTGGCCAAGGTGCGGCGGCAGTTCGAGGAGTTCGTGGACGACCAGCTGCCGTTCGAGGGGCACGGCTCGTCGTCCCTGCCGTTCGGCAGCGTGGACGTGGAGGACTACGCCACCGCCGTCCGCCGCCCGCCGCTGGCCGACGCCCCGAAGCCCGAGGCCGAGCCGTTCGGCGTCGCCGAGCTGTTCCACGACGCCTTCCGCGCCGCCGCCGCGCACCGGACCCGCGCCCGCGCGTCCGACACGCGCCTGCGGCACACCGTGTGGGCGGTCGCGGCCGGCGTGCTGGCGCTGCTCGCGGGTGCCGTCGCGGTCACGGTGTTCGCGCCGGCGACGGCCGACCCGCAGCTGCCCGAGCGGGTGAAGCTGTACGCCCGCGGCGAGCCCGCGGCGGCGGTCCGGCTCGCCGAGCCGACCGCGACGCGGAACAAGCGGCTCCTCGCGTCGTACCGCGCCGACCCCGGCTTCTTCGCGCTGCCGGCCGACCTGCAAGCCTTCGTCGAGGGCCGGCTGCGCGAGGTGGACGACTACCAGGCGTACCGGGCGAAGCTGGCCGCGCAGCCGGCCCCGTCCGAGGCGCGGACGCTGGACGAACTGGAACGCGTCCGCGCGAAGCTGGCCGGCGAGCTGGCCCTGCCCGCGGAGTACACCTGGGGCGACACCGAGGCGGCGAGGCTGCGCGACAAGTGGCTCGCCGACGCGGCGAGCATCCGCGGCGCGGAGGCCGCGTGGCACGACTGGTACCGCGGCCTCCTGAACCAGGCGACGGCGCTGACGCTGACCGGTTCGTTCGCCGGCGACTGGCGCGACCGCGTGAACCGGCTGGCGGACGCCGGCACGCAGCCGCCGTTCGCGCTGGGGTCGCCGCTGCCCGGGAGCGAGGCACTGCCGGGGCGCGACGCGGTGACGTACCGGGTGCCGTTCGAGTACGACCGCGTGTACCAGGCCCGCCGCGACTGGGAGTACGCCCGCGGCCGGCTGCTCCACCTCCGCGACCTGGCCGACGCCCTCGCCCTCACGCCGAGCGCCGAGCGCCGCCCGCTGCTCATCCCGCCGCCGGGCAGCGGCCTCGACGCGACCGCGTTCCCCGCCGGCCAACTGGCCGAGCTGCGGACGCGCTTCCCGCGCGGCGGCGAACTCTACCCCGCGGACGTGAGCGGCTACCCCGAGTGGGAGCTGAGCGGCTTCCCCGACCCGGCGCGGTCGGTGCTGGCGGGCCGCGTGCGCGAGTCGTTCGCCAGCGGCGCCGCGGCGGTTCGCACCCTCGTGGCGGCGCGGCTGAACGGCGACGACACGCCGGCCGGTTGGGCGCGTGCCGCCGAGGGCTTGTCGGCGCCGCCGTTCGCGGAGTGGGGCCGATTGTTGCACGTGCTGGCGAAGCTGGAGGAGCGCGCCGCAGGCGACCCAGTCGCGGGGCTGGCGGCGTTCCTGCGGGCGCCCGAGTTCGCGTTCGACCTGCGCGGCGCGGAGCTCACCATCCCGCTGGTGCTGCGGAACCCGCCGCTGGTGCCCGCCGGCCCGTTGACGGTTACGGTGACGCCGCGGGCCGGCGGCGAGCCGGTGGTGCGGACGTTCGCGCCGGTCGGCGAGCCGGTGCCGCGCGACCTCACGACAGCGTACACCTTCGGCGCCGCGCCGCCGTTCACCTATCGCCCCGGCGACGCGCTGCGGGCGGAGTTGCCGGTGCGGTCCGGGGCGCAGGCGTTCACACTGACGTGGGACGCGGGCGGCTCGCGGACGTTCCAGTTCGACCGGCTGGCGCGCGAGCCGCGGCTCGGCACCGAGCCGGCAACCGGCGTGCGGCTGGCGCCGGCGGCGGGGTCGGTGGTGCCGCGGGTGCCGGCGCTGCTGCCGGAGGTGCGGTAA
- a CDS encoding Flp family type IVb pilin, whose translation MRKVTQTLVSFLKKEDGPTAVEYAVMLALIIVVCIAAVTTLGSNANSTFSFVGSAIAPPSGS comes from the coding sequence ATGCGCAAGGTGACCCAGACGCTGGTTTCGTTCCTGAAGAAGGAAGACGGCCCGACCGCGGTCGAGTACGCCGTGATGCTGGCCCTCATCATCGTGGTGTGCATCGCCGCCGTGACCACCCTCGGCAGCAACGCCAACAGCACGTTCAGCTTCGTCGGCTCGGCCATCGCCCCGCCGAGCGGCAGCTGA
- the ilvD gene encoding dihydroxy-acid dehydratase, with translation MAEAFERKSLTTTGGDRRAPNRAMLRGVGFQDDDFDKPMVGVASLFSDITPCNAHLDRLALKGREGVRAAGGVPQTFGAPTVSDGISMGHLGMRYSLVSREVIADSLETVCGAMNHDGLLAFGGCDKNMPGCVMAMARLNIPSVFVYGGSILPGVGPHGEDVDIVSIFEAVGKRQSNKIDAAELKKVECESCPGHGSCGGMYTANTMASAIEALGLCLPHGASTPAVSAGKEREAFAAGRALVGCIQNNLRPRDLITRKSLENAYTLVLALGGSTNAVLHLMAIAREAGVDWTLADFDRIGAKVPHLADLKPGGKYVMHDLYKAGGTPAVMRALLDAGYLHGDCPTVTGKTIAENLADVRSVFAVPQTVVKPFDAPMFDHGIIVVLHGNLAPEGAVAKVAGLKQRSITGPAKVFDGEEACFQAISARKIVAGDVVVIRGEGPVGGPGMREMLSITGALMGQDLGEVVGLITDGRFSGGTHGLVVGHVSPEAWVGGPLALVKDGDSVTIDADNKALTLNVPDAELAARRAAWVKPPLRVERGVLAKYARLVRSASEGAVTG, from the coding sequence ATGGCCGAGGCGTTCGAGCGGAAGAGCCTGACCACCACCGGCGGCGACCGCCGGGCGCCCAACCGGGCCATGCTCCGCGGCGTCGGCTTCCAGGACGACGACTTCGACAAGCCGATGGTCGGCGTCGCCTCGCTGTTCAGCGACATCACCCCGTGCAACGCGCACCTCGACCGGCTGGCGCTCAAGGGCCGCGAGGGCGTCCGCGCCGCCGGCGGCGTGCCGCAGACGTTCGGCGCCCCCACCGTGTCCGACGGCATCAGCATGGGCCACCTCGGCATGCGCTACTCGCTGGTCAGCCGCGAGGTCATCGCCGACAGCCTCGAGACGGTGTGCGGGGCGATGAACCACGACGGCCTCCTGGCCTTCGGCGGGTGCGACAAGAACATGCCCGGCTGCGTCATGGCGATGGCCCGGCTGAACATCCCGAGCGTGTTCGTGTACGGCGGCAGCATCCTGCCGGGCGTGGGGCCGCACGGCGAGGACGTGGACATCGTGTCCATCTTCGAGGCCGTCGGGAAGCGGCAGTCGAACAAGATCGACGCCGCGGAGTTGAAGAAGGTGGAGTGCGAGAGCTGCCCCGGCCACGGCAGCTGCGGCGGCATGTACACCGCGAACACGATGGCCAGCGCGATCGAGGCGCTGGGCCTGTGCCTCCCCCACGGCGCGAGCACGCCGGCCGTGAGTGCCGGCAAGGAGCGCGAGGCGTTCGCCGCCGGCCGCGCGCTGGTGGGGTGCATCCAGAACAACCTCCGCCCGCGCGACCTCATCACCCGCAAGAGTTTGGAGAACGCCTACACCCTGGTGCTGGCGCTCGGCGGCAGCACGAACGCCGTGCTCCACCTGATGGCCATCGCCCGCGAGGCCGGCGTGGACTGGACGCTCGCCGACTTCGACCGCATCGGCGCGAAGGTGCCGCACCTGGCCGACCTGAAGCCGGGCGGCAAGTACGTGATGCACGACCTGTACAAGGCCGGCGGCACCCCGGCCGTGATGCGGGCGCTGCTCGACGCCGGCTACCTGCACGGCGACTGCCCGACGGTCACGGGGAAGACCATCGCCGAGAACCTGGCCGACGTGCGGAGCGTGTTCGCGGTGCCGCAGACGGTGGTGAAGCCGTTCGACGCCCCGATGTTCGACCACGGCATTATCGTCGTGCTGCACGGCAACCTCGCGCCGGAGGGCGCCGTGGCGAAGGTGGCCGGCCTGAAGCAGCGGAGCATCACCGGGCCGGCGAAGGTGTTCGACGGCGAGGAGGCGTGCTTCCAGGCGATCTCGGCGCGGAAGATCGTGGCCGGCGACGTGGTCGTGATCCGCGGCGAGGGGCCGGTCGGCGGCCCGGGGATGCGCGAGATGCTGAGCATCACCGGCGCCCTGATGGGGCAGGACCTGGGCGAGGTGGTGGGGCTCATCACCGACGGCCGGTTCAGCGGCGGCACCCACGGGCTGGTGGTGGGTCACGTGTCGCCGGAGGCGTGGGTGGGCGGCCCGCTCGCGCTGGTGAAGGACGGCGACAGCGTGACGATCGACGCCGACAACAAGGCGCTGACGCTGAACGTGCCAGACGCGGAGCTCGCGGCGCGCCGGGCCGCGTGGGTGAAGCCGCCGCTGCGCGTCGAGCGCGGGGTGCTGGCGAAGTACGCGAGGCTGGTGCGGTCGGCGTCCGAGGGGGCCGTGACGGGGTGA
- the ggt gene encoding gamma-glutamyltransferase yields MRLAPVLLLLLVAIPGAAQPPAPRVATEATNGMVVCVSPPAADVGVAILKKGGNAVDAAVAVALAMAVTWPEAGNLGGGGFMMIAPPGQAPTCVEYRETAPAAAGPKLFADGTVSAFSHKASGVPGTVRGLGLAHKKYGKLPWKDVVMPAVELAEKGFTVTDGLSWSIGWVLASPTTTNAEFHRVYDKPGGGYWRPGDTMKLPDLGRTLRLIAEKGADEFYTGDPADKLAAEMKAGNGIMTKDDIAKYQAKERTPVTTNYRGYDVYGPPPPSSGGVGICLMLNVLENFDLKKQGRWSAATNHQIVETMKRSYADRARHLGDPDFTTIPPHLTTKAYAKKLAATIDMKAATPSEKVAPEIPLAGEGDSTTHFSVIDKDGLAVSNTYTLEHSFGSRVVVKGSGYILNNEMTDFNPVPGVTTKSGQIGTPANLVAPGKRMLSSQTPVIVRKDGKPVLLTGSPGGRTIINTSLCVVLNVLEFDMPVQEAVDAPRWHHQWFPDVARFEGFSTHPALVQELTNLGHRVSPGRQGDAHSIRVDPVTGRFLGAADRRIEGAAKGY; encoded by the coding sequence ATGCGCCTCGCCCCCGTTCTGCTCCTGCTCCTCGTCGCCATCCCCGGCGCGGCCCAGCCGCCGGCGCCGCGCGTCGCCACCGAGGCGACGAATGGCATGGTCGTGTGCGTGTCGCCGCCCGCGGCCGACGTGGGCGTGGCCATCCTCAAGAAGGGCGGCAACGCCGTCGACGCCGCGGTCGCCGTGGCGCTGGCGATGGCGGTGACGTGGCCGGAGGCGGGCAACCTCGGCGGCGGCGGGTTCATGATGATCGCGCCCCCGGGGCAGGCGCCGACGTGCGTCGAGTACCGCGAGACCGCCCCCGCCGCCGCCGGGCCGAAGCTGTTCGCCGACGGCACCGTGAGCGCCTTCAGTCACAAGGCGTCCGGCGTTCCGGGCACCGTCCGCGGGCTGGGCCTCGCCCACAAGAAGTACGGCAAGCTGCCGTGGAAGGACGTGGTGATGCCGGCCGTGGAGCTGGCCGAGAAGGGCTTCACCGTGACGGACGGCCTGTCGTGGAGCATCGGCTGGGTGCTCGCCAGCCCGACCACGACGAACGCCGAGTTCCACCGCGTCTACGACAAGCCGGGCGGTGGCTACTGGCGCCCCGGCGACACGATGAAGCTGCCGGACCTCGGCCGCACCCTGCGGCTGATCGCGGAGAAAGGGGCCGACGAGTTCTACACCGGCGACCCCGCCGACAAGCTTGCCGCCGAGATGAAGGCCGGCAACGGCATCATGACGAAGGACGACATCGCCAAGTACCAGGCGAAGGAGCGGACGCCGGTCACGACCAACTACCGCGGCTACGACGTGTACGGCCCGCCGCCGCCGTCGTCGGGCGGCGTCGGCATCTGTCTGATGCTCAACGTGCTGGAGAACTTCGACCTGAAGAAGCAGGGCCGGTGGTCGGCCGCGACGAACCACCAGATCGTCGAGACGATGAAGCGGAGCTACGCCGACCGCGCCCGCCACCTCGGCGACCCCGACTTCACGACCATTCCGCCGCACCTGACGACGAAGGCGTATGCGAAGAAGCTGGCCGCGACGATCGACATGAAGGCCGCGACGCCGAGCGAGAAGGTGGCGCCGGAAATCCCGCTGGCCGGGGAAGGGGACAGCACCACCCACTTCAGCGTGATCGACAAGGACGGCCTGGCCGTGAGCAACACGTACACGCTGGAGCACTCGTTCGGCAGCCGCGTGGTCGTGAAGGGGAGCGGCTACATCCTCAACAACGAGATGACCGACTTCAACCCGGTGCCCGGCGTGACGACGAAGAGCGGCCAGATCGGCACGCCGGCGAACCTCGTGGCGCCCGGCAAGCGGATGCTGAGCTCGCAGACGCCGGTGATCGTGCGGAAGGACGGCAAGCCGGTGCTGCTGACCGGGAGCCCCGGCGGGCGGACGATCATCAACACGTCGCTGTGCGTGGTGCTGAACGTGCTCGAGTTCGACATGCCGGTCCAGGAGGCGGTGGACGCCCCGCGGTGGCACCACCAGTGGTTCCCGGACGTGGCGCGGTTCGAGGGCTTCTCGACGCACCCGGCCCTGGTGCAGGAGCTGACGAACCTGGGGCACCGGGTCAGCCCGGGGCGGCAGGGCGACGCGCACAGCATCCGCGTGGACCCGGTCACGGGCCGGTTCCTGGGCGCGGCCGACCGCCGCATCGAGGGCGCGGCGAAGGGGTACTGA
- the metF gene encoding methylenetetrahydrofolate reductase [NAD(P)H] gives MHIRDIFAQHRTTFSFEFFPPKTDEASDELFRNIATLQELQPSFVSVTYGAGGSTRDRTHDLVVRIQKETSLTAVSHLTCVCHSLDEMTAILDRYAASGIKNVLALGGDPPKTVVGYKREDDAFQYAEQLVRFIRSRPNAPDRRGFGVGVAGFPEGHPGCPNRLKEMDYLKAKVDAGADYICTQLFFDNRDFYDFRERCELAGITVPIVVGIMPIGSKAGMVRMAELALGAKIPAKLLRAVGRCADDEAVSRVGVSWATEQCADLLHNGVRGIHFYTLNKSDATRQIYSNLGVADSAALRAG, from the coding sequence ATGCACATTCGGGACATCTTCGCCCAGCACCGCACCACGTTCAGCTTCGAGTTCTTCCCCCCGAAAACCGACGAGGCCAGCGACGAACTGTTCCGCAACATCGCCACGCTGCAAGAGCTGCAGCCGTCGTTCGTGTCCGTCACCTACGGGGCCGGCGGCTCCACCCGCGACCGCACCCACGATCTGGTCGTGCGCATCCAGAAGGAAACGAGCCTCACCGCGGTGTCGCACCTGACGTGCGTGTGCCACTCGCTCGACGAGATGACCGCGATCCTCGACCGGTACGCGGCCAGCGGCATCAAGAACGTGCTGGCCCTCGGCGGCGACCCGCCCAAGACGGTGGTCGGCTACAAGCGCGAGGACGACGCCTTCCAGTACGCCGAGCAGCTGGTGAGGTTCATCCGCAGCCGGCCGAACGCCCCCGACCGGCGCGGGTTCGGGGTCGGCGTCGCCGGCTTCCCCGAGGGGCACCCCGGCTGCCCGAACCGGCTCAAGGAGATGGACTACCTCAAGGCCAAGGTGGACGCCGGCGCCGACTACATCTGCACGCAACTGTTCTTCGACAACCGCGACTTCTACGACTTCCGCGAGCGGTGCGAGCTGGCCGGCATCACGGTGCCGATCGTGGTCGGCATCATGCCGATTGGCTCGAAGGCGGGCATGGTGCGGATGGCCGAGCTGGCGCTCGGGGCCAAGATTCCGGCGAAGCTGCTGCGGGCCGTCGGCCGGTGCGCCGACGACGAGGCGGTGAGCCGGGTGGGCGTGAGCTGGGCCACCGAGCAGTGCGCCGACCTGCTGCACAACGGCGTCCGCGGCATCCACTTCTACACGCTCAACAAGTCGGACGCGACCCGGCAGATCTACAGCAACCTCGGCGTCGCCGACTCGGCGGCGCTGCGGGCGGGGTGA
- a CDS encoding MotA/TolQ/ExbB proton channel family protein, translating into MRRFWIHHVLPAAFCAVPPLAGALVFAAIPADARRDYLARAQESGIDWIIIALGFTLLVVQLIFAWRALRWSQTAGDFDPAADRWLSHLAQAAEWFPLLGLIGTVAAILQTFSSFTPGSNPTPQDIIRKYAPAITATGSGLFMALMNILPTWVVGVGRDLIRALAGYPTPQPPAAEEVA; encoded by the coding sequence GTGCGCCGGTTCTGGATCCACCACGTCCTGCCGGCGGCGTTCTGCGCCGTGCCGCCGCTGGCCGGGGCGCTCGTCTTCGCCGCCATCCCCGCCGACGCCCGCCGCGACTACCTCGCCCGCGCCCAGGAATCGGGCATCGACTGGATCATCATCGCGCTCGGGTTCACGCTGCTGGTCGTGCAGCTGATCTTCGCCTGGCGCGCCCTCCGGTGGAGCCAGACGGCCGGCGACTTCGACCCCGCCGCCGACCGCTGGCTGAGTCACCTGGCGCAGGCCGCCGAGTGGTTCCCGCTGCTCGGCCTCATCGGCACCGTCGCCGCCATCCTCCAGACGTTCAGCTCGTTCACCCCCGGCTCGAACCCGACGCCGCAGGACATCATCCGCAAGTACGCCCCGGCCATCACCGCCACCGGCAGCGGGCTGTTCATGGCGCTGATGAACATCCTCCCGACGTGGGTCGTCGGCGTCGGCCGCGACCTGATTCGCGCGCTGGCCGGCTACCCGACGCCGCAGCCGCCGGCCGCGGAGGAGGTGGCGTGA
- a CDS encoding Flp family type IVb pilin — protein MKSLTQSLVSFLKKEDGPTAVEYAVMLALIIVVCIAAVTTLGSNANSTFSFVGSAIKPTSGS, from the coding sequence ATGAAGAGCCTGACCCAGAGCCTGGTTTCGTTCCTGAAGAAGGAAGACGGCCCGACCGCGGTCGAGTACGCCGTGATGCTGGCCCTCATCATCGTGGTGTGCATCGCCGCCGTGACCACCCTCGGCAGCAACGCCAACAGCACGTTCAGCTTCGTCGGCTCGGCCATCAAGCCGACCAGCGGCAGCTAA